A single window of Chloracidobacterium thermophilum B DNA harbors:
- a CDS encoding MerR family transcriptional regulator, protein MPRSKHTIQPVTAPQQTYSTAEVARMWAVSESSVKRWSDSGALACIRTPGGHRRFTLQALLDFQQAGGVLQHSGRASTAPGQGDEVAATDATSLEEALAARDWAALQARYYEVAVAGDEPAGVALLERAYRSGIPVVALKEHVLTPVLHLIGERWRRGELNIWEEHLASQVTLAATEHLHRQLPRAPFNGRLALCGCPEGDLHEIALHLVVELLEVEGWRVLSLGPNTPLFSFADAVRRFSPQLVCISATIVHDLERLRRDYGDFYHTARQHGARIVIGGAAFADPQVREIFIHDYQAAGLTDFLDYLRREFPTSDVKPDQLRKAR, encoded by the coding sequence GTGCCGCGTTCAAAACACACCATCCAGCCTGTCACCGCCCCACAACAGACCTATTCCACCGCCGAGGTTGCCCGGATGTGGGCCGTCAGTGAGTCCTCGGTCAAACGTTGGAGCGACAGCGGTGCTCTGGCCTGTATTCGGACACCAGGCGGGCACCGGCGCTTTACCCTGCAGGCGTTGCTGGATTTTCAGCAGGCCGGTGGTGTGCTGCAGCACAGCGGTCGAGCCAGCACAGCACCTGGGCAGGGCGACGAGGTGGCAGCAACAGATGCCACGTCACTGGAGGAGGCGTTGGCGGCGCGCGACTGGGCGGCACTTCAGGCGCGGTACTACGAGGTGGCAGTGGCGGGTGACGAACCGGCCGGCGTGGCATTGTTGGAGCGGGCTTACCGGAGCGGGATACCGGTGGTGGCGTTGAAAGAGCACGTGTTGACGCCGGTGCTGCACCTGATTGGCGAGCGGTGGCGGCGAGGGGAACTCAATATCTGGGAAGAACACCTGGCGTCGCAGGTGACACTGGCGGCGACCGAGCATCTGCACCGGCAACTGCCGCGCGCGCCGTTCAACGGGCGGCTGGCACTGTGTGGTTGCCCGGAGGGCGACCTGCACGAAATTGCCCTGCATCTGGTGGTGGAACTGCTGGAAGTGGAAGGGTGGCGGGTGCTGTCGCTCGGGCCGAACACGCCGTTGTTTTCGTTTGCCGATGCCGTCCGGCGGTTTTCACCCCAACTCGTGTGTATTTCGGCGACGATTGTGCACGATCTGGAGCGGCTGCGACGCGACTACGGAGACTTTTACCATACGGCGCGGCAGCACGGAGCGCGGATTGTCATTGGCGGCGCGGCGTTTGCCGATCCGCAGGTGCGGGAAATTTTCATTCACGACTACCAGGCGGCAGGACTGACGGATTTTCTCGACTACCTGCGGCGTGAATTCCCCACATCGGATGTCAAACCCGACCAACTGCGAAAAGCCCGGTGA
- the cmr6 gene encoding type III-B CRISPR module RAMP protein Cmr6: protein MRQTLPNKQVPEHFGLAYEVWAPVGKDGKVPDSERAEWLRQIADMAIAADYARSYARWKASFSAPGDRTFELKLVSRLLIGHGNTSATDVGLTVHHTWGVPVIPGSALKGLLAHYVSAVFGPSDPHCWPWEQTGEEQTRAEYQGVLWQGKRIKRGPGAVYRALFGAPDADEDDLFRKHGFDAGAVAGLVTFHDALYVPRNAQDDKPFALDVLTVHQKPYYDDLGQHWPNDYSSPNPVSFLTVRPGTHFLFALSGPADWTELAESLLVDALQEWGVGGKTSAGYGRLLRPGNQPAQTTTGGPPTPRYRKHDKVTVTRVEDPSGKGKIKFKTDDDLLGQFAGEPPPDIPIGETIEVWIANVNQGNYTFTRKPPTDKPKGKSK from the coding sequence ATGCGCCAAACCCTACCAAACAAGCAGGTTCCTGAGCACTTTGGGCTGGCATACGAAGTTTGGGCACCAGTCGGGAAAGACGGCAAAGTCCCCGACAGCGAGCGGGCCGAATGGCTTAGGCAGATTGCCGACATGGCCATTGCTGCTGACTACGCTCGAAGCTATGCGCGGTGGAAAGCCAGCTTCTCAGCCCCCGGCGACCGTACCTTCGAGCTAAAGCTGGTCAGCCGCCTGCTCATTGGTCATGGCAACACCAGCGCTACAGATGTCGGCCTGACGGTGCACCACACCTGGGGCGTGCCGGTCATTCCCGGCTCGGCCCTCAAAGGGCTGCTTGCCCACTATGTCTCGGCTGTTTTTGGTCCGAGTGATCCCCACTGCTGGCCCTGGGAACAAACCGGCGAAGAACAAACACGCGCCGAGTATCAAGGTGTGCTCTGGCAGGGCAAGCGCATCAAACGCGGTCCAGGAGCTGTGTACCGGGCGCTTTTTGGCGCGCCGGATGCCGATGAAGACGATCTGTTTCGTAAACACGGCTTTGATGCCGGAGCGGTGGCCGGGCTTGTTACTTTTCACGATGCGCTTTACGTGCCGCGGAACGCCCAGGACGACAAACCCTTCGCGCTGGATGTGCTGACCGTCCACCAGAAACCCTACTACGATGACTTGGGGCAGCACTGGCCAAATGACTACAGCAGCCCCAATCCGGTTTCATTTCTCACGGTACGCCCCGGTACGCACTTTCTGTTTGCACTTTCCGGCCCGGCAGACTGGACTGAACTGGCGGAATCGCTCCTGGTGGATGCGCTTCAGGAGTGGGGTGTCGGCGGCAAAACCAGTGCCGGCTATGGCCGCCTGCTCCGGCCCGGCAACCAACCAGCACAGACAACCACGGGAGGGCCTCCCACACCTCGCTACCGGAAGCACGACAAAGTCACGGTGACACGTGTGGAAGACCCCAGCGGCAAAGGGAAAATCAAGTTTAAGACAGACGACGACCTGCTTGGTCAATTTGCAGGTGAGCCACCGCCAGACATTCCCATCGGGGAAACCATTGAGGTCTGGATTGCCAACGTCAACCAGGGAAACTACACGTTCACGCGCAAACCACCGACGGATAAACCCAAAGGCAAATCCAAGTGA
- a CDS encoding type III-B CRISPR module-associated protein Cmr5: protein MAATAEKRLFRDQQRALYAYTVVGQVPKDAQKDYKIAVNDFGANILRSGLCAAIAAVQRLGKQGTLLLEHVAGAEVIGLEDVTAENLAQRVRELDADAYMIATRDMLQVAMWLKRAVQATFE, encoded by the coding sequence ATGGCAGCAACCGCTGAAAAACGGCTGTTTCGGGATCAGCAACGGGCGCTCTACGCCTACACCGTCGTCGGCCAAGTGCCGAAGGATGCCCAGAAAGACTACAAAATTGCGGTGAACGACTTTGGGGCCAACATCCTGCGCAGTGGCTTGTGTGCGGCCATTGCCGCCGTGCAGCGGCTTGGCAAGCAAGGGACGCTGCTGCTCGAACACGTTGCCGGTGCAGAGGTCATTGGTCTTGAAGACGTTACGGCTGAAAACCTTGCCCAACGAGTGCGTGAACTCGATGCTGATGCCTACATGATCGCAACCCGTGACATGCTCCAGGTGGCGATGTGGCTCAAACGCGCCGTCCAGGCAACTTTTGAATAG
- a CDS encoding putative CRISPR-associated protein — MYRTIICSVGTSLLTNRDERPWSGWQPGNPLPPHDEVLAWLRQADLTRASAETNTLRAMEIDEGDELVLFGSLTDEGRFCTRVLWDFYTSRKVTTGVQTIAGLGYSADRFTAGLKSLVNEAIRAIKKARDQRQIPILCATGGFKAEIAFLNLVGALLGAEVVYMHELHRELVRLPQLPLTWDTYFVTNHRDFFEWIDDAPRPSHEVESRLKATPALRTLVEEAEDGNTYLSAAGELLFKAAKAREGTEPPTWPPNSARLPEDKDEVSKVAHHRPAGWEKVVQRLCALACVEQVRYDNQARSHNQARSHRKVQILDEASGVLGVCFGDDPPLPLRVETTAKGREQCTLVAEYIRRNIVR; from the coding sequence ATGTACCGGACCATCATTTGCAGTGTTGGAACTTCGTTGCTCACCAACCGGGATGAACGCCCGTGGAGCGGCTGGCAGCCCGGAAACCCACTGCCCCCTCACGACGAGGTGCTCGCCTGGCTTCGCCAGGCTGATCTCACCAGGGCCAGCGCGGAAACCAACACGCTCCGCGCCATGGAGATTGACGAGGGGGATGAACTCGTCCTGTTTGGCTCACTGACCGACGAAGGCCGTTTTTGTACCAGGGTGCTCTGGGACTTTTATACGTCCCGGAAGGTCACAACCGGCGTGCAAACCATTGCCGGGTTAGGCTATAGCGCTGACCGTTTCACGGCCGGACTCAAGTCACTGGTCAATGAAGCCATTCGCGCCATCAAGAAGGCCCGCGACCAACGCCAAATACCCATCCTGTGCGCCACGGGTGGTTTCAAAGCCGAAATTGCCTTTCTCAATCTTGTGGGAGCCTTGCTCGGCGCCGAAGTTGTGTACATGCACGAGCTTCACCGCGAACTCGTACGCCTCCCACAACTGCCGTTGACCTGGGACACCTACTTCGTTACGAACCACCGGGATTTTTTCGAGTGGATTGATGACGCACCGCGCCCAAGCCATGAAGTTGAGTCGCGTCTGAAAGCTACCCCGGCGTTGCGTACGCTGGTCGAGGAAGCAGAAGACGGCAACACCTACCTCTCCGCAGCCGGCGAGTTGCTTTTCAAAGCAGCCAAGGCACGGGAGGGCACCGAACCACCGACCTGGCCGCCGAACAGTGCGCGCCTGCCCGAAGACAAGGATGAGGTCTCAAAAGTAGCGCACCATCGCCCGGCAGGCTGGGAGAAGGTGGTCCAACGCCTCTGTGCGCTCGCATGTGTTGAACAGGTGCGGTACGACAACCAGGCGCGAAGCCATAACCAGGCGCGAAGCCATCGTAAGGTACAGATACTGGACGAAGCTTCCGGCGTACTGGGGGTGTGCTTTGGGGATGATCCACCACTGCCGCTACGGGTCGAGACCACGGCCAAGGGACGCGAACAGTGCACGCTGGTGGCGGAATACATCCGGCGCAACATCGTGAGGTAA
- the cmr4 gene encoding type III-B CRISPR module RAMP protein Cmr4 encodes MKTRPFLLHALSPLHAGTGHAADVIDLPIARMKATGIPIVPGSSIKGVLRDACRQVDYERTEAVFGPSDDPAAHAGALIVGDARLLALPVRSFRGTFTWVSSPLLLRLAKRDLVASELPVPHMAGRSAQVASENVCVYQKRLYLEDIDLPAESSADVKTWAQRLAALAALEDDLFTRRFVVVDDDTLTFLWETATQVDARVRLDDATRTVAQGALWLEESLPPETLLIGLLAADRSRRPETEMTPDAVLDFALPKETILQFGGKATIGRGRCRIIPV; translated from the coding sequence ATGAAGACCAGACCGTTTCTCCTGCATGCCCTCTCTCCGCTGCACGCCGGCACCGGCCATGCAGCCGACGTGATTGACCTGCCCATTGCCCGGATGAAAGCCACCGGCATACCGATTGTGCCCGGTTCATCCATCAAAGGCGTCCTGCGGGATGCGTGTCGGCAAGTGGACTATGAGCGCACCGAAGCCGTCTTTGGACCTTCTGACGACCCGGCGGCCCACGCTGGCGCGCTCATCGTTGGCGATGCCCGCTTGCTGGCGCTCCCGGTACGCAGCTTTCGCGGGACATTTACCTGGGTCAGCTCGCCGCTGCTGCTCAGACTCGCCAAACGTGATCTGGTGGCGTCTGAGCTTCCGGTGCCGCACATGGCGGGTCGGAGCGCGCAGGTTGCTTCGGAAAACGTTTGCGTGTATCAGAAACGGCTGTACCTGGAAGACATTGACCTGCCGGCCGAATCCTCCGCCGACGTAAAAACCTGGGCGCAACGGTTGGCCGCCCTGGCCGCGCTCGAAGACGACCTGTTCACCCGCCGCTTCGTCGTTGTGGACGACGACACGCTGACCTTCCTCTGGGAAACCGCCACGCAGGTGGATGCGCGGGTACGTCTGGATGACGCCACGCGAACCGTTGCACAAGGTGCTCTCTGGCTTGAGGAAAGCCTGCCGCCGGAGACGCTGCTGATTGGACTGTTGGCTGCCGACCGCAGTCGGCGGCCGGAAACGGAAATGACGCCCGATGCCGTGTTGGACTTTGCGCTACCAAAAGAAACCATCCTTCAGTTTGGCGGCAAGGCAACCATCGGACGTGGGCGGTGCCGGATCATCCCGGTCTAA
- a CDS encoding type III-B CRISPR module-associated Cmr3 family protein has product MTTYTYLALLPRDGLFCKDGRGWYTSASGRGHGLDWPWPSTILGALRTAWGRTAEAVSGKLFDHRTWLEETAAVQLGRMLTLRRPPDTDWNTTHLVWPVPLDALWLAGRPEVCRLQPLPSHVPTLGRDDDAARETLWRPALEEAGKPLPSPRWWRQDDFVAWLTGQPVSAQKPFPATARRVQTRVGIRPETLTTDDGLLFSHDVLETLELHAEWAIGVEVTLPGGAVDAVATLGSDSRLVRIETLPETLFAPPARLLETFQAGSRGLRIIAVTPLAFARGWLPDGFEQHDGQYVGRLPGLPHDLVLRAAFVPRPLHVSGWNRAAHSGKGAPKPTARMVAPGAVYFFERVDEQPFDAAHARSLWLAALGARTEEGFGRVVPGIWHPTPKTPNTTQPTP; this is encoded by the coding sequence ATGACGACCTACACCTACCTCGCCCTGCTGCCGCGCGATGGGCTGTTTTGCAAGGACGGACGCGGCTGGTACACGAGCGCTTCCGGTCGTGGGCATGGGCTTGACTGGCCGTGGCCTTCGACCATCCTGGGCGCCCTGCGTACAGCGTGGGGAAGAACAGCAGAAGCCGTCTCCGGGAAGCTTTTCGACCATAGAACGTGGCTGGAAGAGACAGCAGCCGTGCAACTGGGGCGGATGCTGACGCTCCGGCGTCCACCGGATACCGACTGGAACACGACCCATCTGGTCTGGCCTGTCCCGCTGGATGCGCTCTGGCTTGCCGGACGCCCTGAAGTCTGTCGCCTGCAACCGCTTCCAAGCCATGTGCCAACCCTTGGCCGGGATGATGATGCGGCACGGGAAACCCTGTGGCGTCCGGCGCTGGAAGAAGCTGGCAAGCCGCTTCCATCGCCACGGTGGTGGCGGCAGGATGATTTCGTGGCCTGGCTGACGGGACAGCCGGTTTCCGCCCAAAAGCCCTTTCCGGCCACGGCCCGGCGCGTGCAAACGCGCGTCGGTATCCGTCCCGAAACGCTCACCACCGATGACGGCCTGCTGTTTTCGCACGATGTGCTTGAAACTTTGGAGCTTCATGCAGAGTGGGCCATCGGCGTCGAAGTCACACTGCCGGGCGGCGCAGTGGATGCGGTAGCCACCCTTGGCTCGGATTCGCGGCTTGTGCGCATCGAGACCTTGCCTGAAACCCTGTTTGCGCCGCCGGCGCGCCTGCTTGAAACCTTCCAGGCAGGCAGCCGGGGACTGCGCATCATTGCCGTTACGCCGCTTGCCTTCGCACGCGGCTGGCTCCCAGATGGTTTTGAACAACACGATGGTCAGTACGTCGGGCGCTTGCCCGGCCTTCCCCATGACCTCGTGCTCCGGGCGGCCTTTGTGCCACGGCCACTTCACGTATCGGGCTGGAACCGAGCGGCCCACAGCGGCAAGGGTGCGCCCAAACCAACGGCGCGTATGGTCGCTCCCGGAGCTGTCTATTTCTTCGAGCGGGTTGACGAACAGCCCTTTGACGCGGCCCACGCCCGTTCCCTGTGGCTGGCGGCACTTGGTGCGCGCACGGAAGAAGGCTTTGGCCGGGTTGTGCCCGGCATCTGGCATCCCACGCCCAAAACTCCAAACACCACACAGCCCACGCCATAG
- the cas10 gene encoding type III-B CRISPR-associated protein Cas10/Cmr2, whose product MTAHLLLVTLGPVQDFIAQARRTRDLWYGSHMLSELGRAAARALVGGDAQLIFPALAKNDPELAPCLAPLRPNGQPPQNIPNKLLAEVPSGTDPEALARTVREAVMCFWRDDPAAPVKAKCAKLLTPNLTDDLWNEQIETLLEFTASWLPLGNYATTRRQLEQAVAGRKLLRDFSAWRHQRGNVPKSSLDGGRETVLAPPEQRRSELVHKYRITDGEQLDAVGLVKRAGGEPDQFVAVVNIALASWIACADQCAKTELDALREGCREIGLARVSRRDLPCAVPFPFDASVFFPNRWKTLFEEQGLPGYPNVWGSQYVSPVLRKVGEPYPYVACLVADGDHMGRAISSLTSAADHRTFSCALAGFAQQARQIVEQQHRGVLVYAGGDDVLAFLPLPEALACAEDLRNCFATAMASACADIIPCPTLSVGLGIGHLLESLGELLALGRRAERLAKDIRNALAVIVEKRSGNTYAWRAGWDDGPASLLHKATELLAQRLSSRKVYEIANLLERLPKPVQGTPDSWSGVLAAEVRRALARTEEGGLAPEDVGLQLDHATDYPTLHACVREWVERLLVARTFARALPRKQGRSKANEVSA is encoded by the coding sequence ATGACCGCCCACCTGCTTCTGGTGACGCTTGGCCCTGTCCAGGACTTCATTGCCCAGGCGCGACGCACGCGCGACCTCTGGTACGGAAGCCACATGCTTTCCGAGCTGGGACGCGCAGCGGCCCGTGCGCTGGTGGGCGGCGACGCCCAGCTCATCTTTCCGGCGCTGGCAAAAAACGACCCCGAACTTGCTCCCTGCCTGGCCCCGCTTCGGCCAAACGGACAGCCGCCCCAGAACATTCCCAACAAACTGCTGGCCGAGGTGCCTTCCGGGACTGACCCGGAAGCTCTGGCGCGCACCGTGCGCGAGGCGGTGATGTGTTTTTGGCGGGACGACCCTGCCGCACCCGTCAAAGCCAAGTGTGCCAAACTCCTGACGCCAAACCTGACGGATGACCTGTGGAACGAACAGATCGAAACGCTGCTCGAATTCACGGCGAGCTGGTTGCCGCTTGGCAACTATGCCACCACCCGCCGGCAGCTTGAGCAGGCCGTTGCCGGCCGCAAGCTGCTCCGCGATTTTTCTGCCTGGCGCCATCAGCGCGGCAACGTTCCCAAGTCAAGCCTGGACGGGGGACGGGAAACCGTACTGGCGCCACCAGAGCAACGCCGTTCCGAGCTGGTTCACAAGTATCGGATTACGGACGGCGAGCAGCTCGATGCGGTTGGCCTTGTCAAACGCGCTGGCGGAGAGCCAGACCAGTTTGTAGCTGTGGTCAACATTGCTCTGGCTTCCTGGATCGCGTGTGCCGATCAATGTGCAAAAACCGAGCTTGACGCGCTCAGAGAAGGCTGCAGGGAGATTGGCCTTGCCCGCGTATCGCGGCGCGACCTGCCGTGCGCGGTGCCATTTCCCTTTGACGCCAGTGTGTTTTTCCCCAACCGCTGGAAAACGCTCTTTGAAGAGCAGGGCCTTCCTGGCTACCCAAACGTCTGGGGCAGCCAGTATGTAAGCCCGGTGCTTCGGAAGGTCGGCGAGCCATATCCCTACGTGGCCTGCCTGGTCGCCGATGGAGACCACATGGGCCGGGCCATCAGCAGCCTGACTTCGGCGGCCGACCACCGGACGTTTTCCTGCGCGCTGGCCGGATTTGCCCAGCAGGCGCGCCAGATTGTCGAACAACAACACCGGGGCGTGCTGGTCTATGCCGGCGGCGATGACGTTCTGGCGTTTCTGCCGCTGCCCGAAGCCCTGGCCTGTGCAGAAGACCTCCGCAACTGTTTTGCCACAGCTATGGCTTCGGCCTGCGCTGACATCATTCCCTGCCCCACACTCTCGGTTGGCCTCGGCATTGGGCATCTTTTGGAGAGTTTGGGTGAATTGCTGGCGCTTGGACGCCGCGCCGAGCGGCTGGCCAAGGACATCCGCAATGCCTTGGCTGTCATTGTGGAAAAGCGCTCCGGCAACACGTACGCCTGGCGGGCAGGCTGGGATGACGGGCCGGCTTCCCTTCTGCACAAGGCAACGGAACTGCTCGCCCAACGGCTTTCATCGCGCAAGGTTTACGAAATTGCCAACCTGTTGGAACGGCTCCCCAAACCCGTCCAGGGCACACCGGATAGCTGGTCAGGGGTTCTGGCGGCAGAAGTGCGCCGGGCGCTGGCGCGTACCGAAGAGGGCGGGCTTGCACCGGAAGATGTCGGTTTGCAGCTTGACCACGCCACTGATTACCCGACCCTTCATGCCTGCGTTCGTGAGTGGGTCGAGCGGTTGCTGGTTGCCCGCACCTTTGCGCGGGCCCTTCCCCGGAAACAAGGCCGTTCAAAGGCGAACGAGGTATCGGCATGA
- the cmr1 gene encoding type III-B CRISPR module RAMP protein Cmr1 → MENKAPTYASLLKLRRPPDAAEIALPIEVVTPILGGSPQTRTIDAVDIIRAATIRGHLRLWWRALYAHQYDCPTALYKDESERWGRAADEHGGRSAVEISVHVTHPGQVDTTDIQLYDSKEAKATVGAYALWPARKDKNQATAPRRRPGTRFRLTLRVPAHYEAEIRATLRAWLLFGGYGSRTRRGLGSFKLIEAADKWLPKMPDKEEDQGKGLREAFRSLFGRDIFAAPGKSPTDVPWLAGATLHIGKAVPEAEKAWTTALDWLRHFRQGTDGPPGQRAREPGTGKTQPNRPSISNWPEADKVRHLTGKTQSHPPRHNQIPVWPRAGFGLPIIGQFQKQGRNGKHYDEPDGFELRWRRQQGDNQQQDETEEYDRLASPLIVKALPLANGQFVPCALWLNRAYPPGEVFLRSVENSAAPFDQLVAPGDTPQFSVLDGKQSLREAFFDWLRAKHQTTVVAL, encoded by the coding sequence ATGGAAAACAAGGCTCCGACATACGCCAGTCTGCTCAAACTCAGGCGACCACCGGATGCTGCCGAAATAGCCCTTCCGATCGAGGTCGTCACACCCATCTTGGGCGGCAGCCCGCAAACCCGCACCATTGACGCGGTTGACATCATTCGGGCTGCCACCATACGCGGACACCTGCGGCTCTGGTGGCGCGCGCTGTATGCCCACCAGTATGACTGCCCAACCGCATTGTATAAGGACGAAAGCGAACGCTGGGGGCGGGCGGCAGACGAGCACGGCGGCCGCTCGGCGGTCGAGATAAGCGTTCACGTCACGCACCCCGGACAGGTTGATACCACCGACATTCAGCTTTACGACTCCAAAGAAGCCAAGGCAACGGTCGGGGCCTATGCGCTCTGGCCGGCGCGCAAAGACAAGAATCAGGCAACCGCCCCCCGCCGCCGTCCCGGAACACGGTTTCGCCTGACGCTTCGTGTCCCAGCGCATTATGAAGCGGAAATCCGGGCTACCCTGCGTGCCTGGCTTCTTTTCGGCGGCTATGGCAGCCGTACGCGCCGTGGACTGGGCAGCTTCAAACTCATCGAAGCAGCCGACAAATGGCTTCCCAAAATGCCAGACAAGGAAGAAGACCAGGGAAAAGGGCTTAGGGAAGCGTTCCGCTCCCTTTTCGGGCGGGACATCTTTGCTGCACCGGGCAAAAGCCCAACGGATGTCCCTTGGCTGGCCGGCGCTACGCTTCACATCGGAAAAGCAGTGCCAGAAGCCGAGAAGGCTTGGACAACTGCCCTTGACTGGCTCAGGCACTTCCGGCAGGGCACAGATGGCCCGCCGGGCCAACGTGCGCGTGAGCCGGGCACTGGCAAGACACAACCTAACCGCCCATCCATTTCCAACTGGCCCGAAGCCGACAAGGTGCGGCATCTCACGGGGAAGACTCAAAGCCACCCACCTCGGCATAATCAGATTCCTGTCTGGCCGCGCGCCGGCTTCGGGCTGCCCATCATCGGACAGTTCCAAAAGCAGGGGCGCAATGGGAAACACTATGACGAACCGGATGGCTTTGAGCTGCGCTGGCGTCGCCAACAGGGAGACAACCAACAGCAAGACGAAACGGAAGAGTATGACCGCCTCGCCAGCCCTCTGATCGTCAAAGCCCTGCCGCTTGCCAATGGTCAATTTGTCCCATGTGCCCTGTGGCTCAACCGGGCGTACCCGCCGGGAGAAGTCTTCCTGCGCAGTGTGGAAAACAGTGCCGCTCCCTTTGATCAGCTCGTTGCTCCGGGCGACACACCGCAGTTTTCCGTCCTTGACGGCAAACAAAGCTTGCGTGAGGCGTTTTTTGACTGGCTTCGCGCGAAACACCAAACAACGGTAGTAGCGCTATGA